The Sorangiineae bacterium MSr11367 genome window below encodes:
- a CDS encoding oligopeptide:H+ symporter — protein sequence MTAISEAAVTPAAPARMPRQIPFIISNEGCERFSFYGMRNILTPFLVGSLLLYLPESERGSMAKEVFHSFVIGVYFFPLLGGWLADRFFGKYNTTLWFSLIYCAGHACLAAFDNNRYGFYAGLFLIALGSGGIKPLITSFVGDQFDKSNAHLAKVVFDAFYWIINFGSFFASLLMPIFLRKYGPSVAFGIPGILMFVATFIYWSGRKRYVIIPPSPPKPDSFLNVVRTALLAREPGQSRPGLALATVGAVLALGSFLLLPKIGFVAAFCLALVLLLAFGGVGTWMQLDRAKSKHSAEVCEGVRAVLRVLVVFALVTPFWSLFDQKASTWILQANKMSTPDWFQPAQMQALNPALVMTLIPFNNAVLFPLLRRFGIEPTALRRMTTGIAFTGLAWIVVGSMQLVMDRGEVLSITWQILPYALLTFGEVLVSATGNEFAYSQAPVSMKGVIMAFWLLSNTVGNLWVLLVNASVKSEAVTAKIASTGISVTAFQMFFFAGFALVAAAAFGWYAYGYRVVNHYRKA from the coding sequence ATGACTGCCATCAGTGAAGCCGCCGTGACGCCCGCCGCACCTGCACGGATGCCGCGGCAGATCCCGTTCATCATCTCCAACGAGGGGTGCGAGCGATTCAGCTTCTACGGGATGCGCAACATCCTCACGCCCTTTCTGGTCGGCAGTCTTCTGCTGTACCTGCCGGAGTCGGAGCGGGGATCCATGGCCAAGGAGGTGTTTCACTCCTTCGTCATCGGCGTGTACTTCTTTCCGTTGCTCGGAGGCTGGCTGGCCGACCGGTTCTTCGGGAAGTACAACACGACCCTCTGGTTCAGTCTGATCTATTGCGCCGGGCACGCGTGCCTCGCGGCGTTCGACAACAATCGCTATGGCTTTTACGCCGGGCTGTTCCTGATTGCGCTGGGCTCGGGCGGCATCAAGCCGCTCATCACGTCGTTCGTGGGCGACCAGTTCGATAAGAGCAATGCCCATCTGGCGAAAGTCGTATTCGACGCGTTCTATTGGATCATCAACTTCGGCTCGTTCTTCGCGTCGCTCTTGATGCCCATTTTTCTGCGCAAATACGGTCCGTCGGTGGCCTTCGGCATCCCCGGTATCTTGATGTTCGTCGCGACGTTCATCTATTGGAGTGGTCGCAAGCGGTACGTGATCATCCCGCCTTCGCCTCCGAAGCCGGACTCCTTTCTCAACGTCGTGCGCACGGCACTGCTCGCGCGCGAGCCGGGGCAGTCGCGTCCGGGGCTCGCCTTGGCCACCGTGGGCGCGGTGTTGGCGCTGGGGTCGTTTCTGCTGCTGCCGAAGATCGGTTTCGTTGCCGCGTTCTGCCTGGCGTTGGTGCTGCTCCTCGCGTTTGGCGGGGTGGGCACGTGGATGCAGCTCGATCGGGCCAAATCGAAGCACTCCGCGGAAGTATGCGAGGGCGTGCGTGCGGTTCTGCGCGTTCTGGTCGTCTTCGCGTTGGTGACGCCGTTTTGGTCGCTCTTCGATCAAAAGGCCTCCACGTGGATCCTCCAGGCGAACAAGATGTCCACGCCCGATTGGTTCCAGCCCGCGCAGATGCAGGCGCTGAACCCCGCGCTGGTGATGACGCTCATCCCCTTCAACAACGCGGTCCTGTTTCCGCTGCTGCGGCGTTTCGGGATCGAACCCACGGCGCTGCGCCGCATGACCACGGGCATCGCCTTTACCGGGCTGGCTTGGATCGTCGTCGGCTCGATGCAGCTCGTGATGGATCGGGGCGAGGTGCTCTCGATCACGTGGCAGATCTTGCCTTACGCCTTGCTCACCTTCGGCGAAGTGCTGGTGTCCGCGACAGGGAACGAGTTTGCCTACAGCCAGGCGCCCGTGTCCATGAAAGGGGTCATCATGGCGTTCTGGCTCCTCTCGAACACGGTGGGCAATCTCTGGGTGCTTTTGGTCAACGCCAGTGTCAAAAGCGAGGCCGTCACCGCGAAGATCGCGAGCACCGGTATCAGCGTCACCGCCTTCCAGATGTTCTTCTTCGCGGGCTTTGCGCTGGTGGCGGCGGCGGCCTTCGGTTGGTACGCGTACGGCTACCGCGTGGTGAATCACTACCGCAAGGCGTGA
- a CDS encoding S9 family peptidase produces MKRLLFVLPCILFACGSETASSPQAKQAAQPAASAAATPPAPAKTEPVPPVAAKVKHTESLHGQERSDDYFWLRKKDSPEVLGYLAAENTYTRDMMHSTEGLQEQLYKEMLARVKETDLSVPVKRGDYLYYTRTEAGKQYLIHCRKKATGDGAETVLLDLNEIGKSEKYVGLGFFEVSDDGNQLAYGLDTTGYRQFVLHVKDLKTGKQSSERIPRVDSMAWAKDNKTILYVTEDATTKRPNQLHRHVLGQDASKDERVYEEKDERFTLDVTRSRSKEWIFVSSESKTTTEARIVPAAKPKAAPVVLAPREQGHEYYVDHGGGLFYIRTNSGGRNFRLVTAKVSDPARSKWKEVLPHREDVMLEDIGVFSDHYVLHERQDASPVIRIVHTDAAHAGQTERVDMPERVYAIRREENPEFGSKLYRFGYESYITPPSVFDYDVATHEKKLLKRTEVLGGYDPSNYESERLYATARDGAKVPISVLYKKGWKPDGSHPMLLNAYGSYGYPYPLRFNSNRFSLVDRGVAIAVAHIRGGGDLGKKWHDQGRMMAKMNTFTDFIDSAEYLMKEGWVDKNKLAIEGGSAGGLLMGAVTNLRPELFKAVIAHVPFVDVINTMLDESLPLTVGEFEEWGNPKIKEQYDYMMTYSPYDNVAPKNYPTMLVRTSYNDSQVMYWEPAKYVAKLRATSTGKNPLLFKINMDPAGHGGQSGRYDKLRDAAFDYAFLLGQLR; encoded by the coding sequence ATGAAGCGTCTTCTTTTCGTCCTTCCGTGCATTCTATTCGCGTGCGGTTCGGAAACCGCGTCCAGCCCACAGGCCAAGCAAGCCGCGCAGCCCGCGGCTTCGGCGGCCGCGACACCGCCCGCGCCGGCGAAAACGGAGCCGGTGCCGCCGGTGGCCGCGAAAGTCAAACATACCGAGAGCCTTCATGGGCAGGAGCGCTCGGACGACTATTTCTGGCTCCGCAAGAAGGATTCACCCGAGGTGCTGGGCTACCTCGCCGCCGAAAATACCTATACGCGCGACATGATGCACTCCACCGAGGGCCTGCAGGAGCAGCTCTACAAAGAGATGCTCGCGCGCGTCAAAGAGACCGATCTCTCGGTGCCGGTCAAGCGAGGTGATTATCTTTATTACACGCGCACCGAGGCGGGGAAACAGTACCTCATTCACTGCCGCAAGAAAGCTACGGGCGACGGCGCCGAAACGGTGCTTCTCGATTTGAACGAAATTGGGAAAAGCGAAAAGTACGTCGGACTGGGGTTCTTCGAAGTCTCGGACGACGGAAACCAACTCGCCTATGGCTTGGATACCACGGGGTATCGCCAATTCGTTTTGCACGTCAAAGACCTGAAGACCGGGAAACAATCGTCCGAGCGCATCCCGCGCGTCGACAGCATGGCCTGGGCCAAGGACAACAAGACGATCTTGTACGTCACCGAGGACGCGACCACGAAGCGGCCCAATCAGCTTCATCGCCACGTGCTCGGGCAAGACGCTTCCAAAGACGAACGGGTGTACGAGGAGAAGGACGAGCGATTCACCCTCGACGTGACGCGTTCGCGGAGCAAGGAGTGGATCTTCGTCAGCTCGGAGAGCAAGACCACGACCGAGGCGCGCATCGTCCCCGCGGCCAAGCCGAAGGCGGCGCCTGTGGTTCTGGCTCCGAGGGAGCAAGGGCACGAGTATTACGTCGACCACGGCGGCGGGCTCTTTTACATTCGCACCAATTCCGGTGGACGAAATTTCCGCCTCGTCACCGCGAAGGTGAGCGATCCGGCCCGCAGCAAGTGGAAGGAGGTGCTCCCGCACCGCGAGGACGTGATGCTCGAGGACATCGGCGTTTTCTCCGACCACTACGTGCTCCACGAGCGGCAGGACGCATCGCCCGTGATTCGCATCGTGCACACCGACGCGGCGCACGCCGGGCAAACGGAGCGGGTCGACATGCCGGAGCGCGTGTACGCGATTCGACGCGAGGAGAATCCGGAGTTCGGGAGCAAGCTCTATCGCTTTGGTTACGAGTCGTACATCACGCCGCCATCGGTGTTCGACTACGACGTGGCCACGCACGAGAAAAAACTGCTCAAACGCACCGAGGTGCTGGGCGGCTACGATCCGTCGAACTACGAGAGCGAACGCCTCTACGCCACCGCGCGTGATGGCGCCAAGGTGCCCATCTCGGTGCTCTACAAGAAGGGTTGGAAGCCGGATGGCTCGCATCCCATGCTCCTCAACGCCTACGGCTCGTACGGCTATCCGTATCCTTTGAGGTTCAACTCGAACCGCTTCTCCCTGGTCGACCGGGGCGTGGCCATCGCCGTGGCGCACATCCGTGGTGGCGGCGATCTCGGGAAGAAGTGGCACGATCAAGGCCGCATGATGGCCAAGATGAACACGTTCACCGACTTCATCGATTCGGCGGAGTACCTGATGAAGGAAGGGTGGGTGGACAAGAACAAGCTGGCCATCGAGGGGGGAAGCGCGGGCGGGCTGCTCATGGGCGCGGTCACCAACTTGCGGCCGGAGCTCTTCAAAGCGGTCATCGCCCACGTGCCGTTCGTGGACGTCATCAATACGATGCTGGACGAGTCGCTACCTTTGACCGTGGGCGAATTCGAAGAATGGGGAAATCCCAAGATCAAAGAGCAATACGATTACATGATGACGTATAGCCCTTACGACAACGTGGCGCCGAAGAATTACCCGACGATGCTCGTGCGCACGTCGTACAACGACAGCCAAGTCATGTATTGGGAGCCTGCCAAGTACGTTGCCAAGCTGCGCGCGACCAGCACGGGGAAGAATCCGTTGCTCTTCAAGATCAACATGGACCCAGCTGGTCACGGCGGGCAATCGGGGCGCTACGACAAGCTCCGAGATGCCGCGTTCGACTACGCGTTTCTACTTGGTCAGCTCCGGTAG
- a CDS encoding SDR family oxidoreductase, which yields MQGRLYAMAELADKVVLVTGANSGIGLEASVKLARMGARLVMVGRSRPKLDAAVAEVTQRAGSRQVTSMRCDFSSQAAIRELAEEFRRSHTRLDVLVNNAGSVSDRRQVTVDGLEQTFAVNHLGYFLLTNLLLDLLKAAAPARIVNVSSDGHRGADLDFDDLQLEKGYQIMRAYRRSKLGNVLFTRELAKKLAGTGITVNSLHPGEVATNIWSHAPWFAKPVLAVAKRFMITPEQGGDTIVYLATSPEVEGKNGGYYEKNRLVEPAPLGRDDALAEKLWRVSTSLCAGAGEIV from the coding sequence ATGCAGGGTAGACTCTATGCCATGGCCGAACTCGCGGACAAAGTGGTACTGGTCACCGGGGCCAACTCCGGCATCGGGCTGGAAGCTTCGGTCAAGCTCGCGCGCATGGGTGCCCGGCTGGTGATGGTCGGGCGCAGCCGCCCGAAGCTCGACGCGGCCGTCGCGGAAGTGACGCAGCGCGCAGGCTCCCGGCAGGTGACGTCGATGCGATGCGATTTTTCGTCGCAGGCTGCGATCCGCGAGCTCGCGGAGGAGTTTCGTCGGTCGCACACGCGGCTCGACGTGCTCGTGAACAACGCCGGCTCGGTGAGCGATCGGCGGCAGGTAACGGTGGACGGCTTGGAGCAGACCTTCGCGGTGAACCACCTCGGGTACTTCCTGCTGACCAACCTATTGCTCGATCTGCTCAAGGCGGCCGCCCCCGCGCGCATCGTGAACGTCTCCAGCGATGGCCACCGCGGGGCCGATCTCGACTTCGACGATCTGCAGCTCGAAAAGGGATACCAAATCATGCGCGCGTACCGGCGCTCCAAGCTGGGCAACGTGCTCTTCACGCGCGAGCTGGCCAAGAAGCTCGCGGGCACCGGGATCACCGTCAACAGCCTGCACCCGGGCGAGGTGGCCACCAACATTTGGAGCCACGCCCCGTGGTTCGCAAAGCCCGTTCTGGCGGTGGCCAAGCGCTTCATGATCACCCCCGAGCAAGGAGGCGACACCATCGTGTACCTCGCGACGAGCCCCGAGGTGGAGGGCAAGAACGGCGGCTACTACGAGAAAAATCGCCTGGTCGAGCCGGCTCCGCTGGGCCGAGACGATGCGCTGGCCGAGAAACTGTGGCGGGTGAGCACCTCCCTCTGCGCCGGGGCCGGCGAGATCGTTTGA
- a CDS encoding L-rhamnose mutarotase, which translates to MQIIALHTRLRPGKEEEYDKIHAEIPDDLDIALRAAGVYGWRIWRSGRELFHLVECDDYTRMRAYLREHPANVPWQARMAELLEVSDDYSGKDPEVKLVWELPELTK; encoded by the coding sequence ATGCAAATCATCGCGCTTCACACGAGACTTCGCCCCGGAAAAGAAGAGGAGTACGACAAAATCCACGCCGAGATCCCCGACGATCTCGACATCGCCCTGCGCGCCGCGGGCGTGTACGGATGGCGCATCTGGCGCAGCGGGCGCGAGCTCTTTCATCTCGTGGAGTGCGACGACTACACGCGCATGCGCGCGTACCTGCGCGAGCACCCGGCCAACGTGCCCTGGCAGGCACGCATGGCCGAGTTGCTCGAAGTCTCCGACGACTACTCCGGCAAGGACCCGGAGGTAAAATTGGTCTGGGAGCTACCGGAGCTGACCAAGTAG
- a CDS encoding TerB family tellurite resistance protein produces the protein MDVRIAKCLLLTKVLVADGIMTENERELLESTMERHGLSPEEKRSVFDLEGWDAAEAVVAELPEDEKRQLVDQLIDAASVDGRLSPLEAATLKSITGALGLDS, from the coding sequence ATGGACGTACGAATCGCCAAGTGTCTGCTCCTCACCAAGGTTCTCGTCGCCGACGGCATCATGACCGAGAACGAACGCGAGCTGCTCGAGAGCACGATGGAGCGGCATGGTCTTTCGCCCGAGGAAAAGCGCAGCGTCTTCGACTTGGAAGGGTGGGACGCCGCCGAGGCAGTCGTGGCCGAGCTGCCCGAGGACGAGAAGCGGCAACTGGTCGATCAACTCATCGACGCCGCCTCGGTCGATGGGCGCCTGTCTCCACTGGAGGCCGCCACGTTGAAGAGCATCACGGGCGCTCTCGGACTAGATTCCTGA